In Paenibacillus protaetiae, the genomic stretch CTCTTTAAGTGATTTATCCGCCATTAAAAGTAGGTCCCTTTCCTCTATGTAATGGAGAGTAACTGAAGCGCAAACCCGAATTGTCTCTATAACGCAACGTGTTTGTCGCGTTAGCGCAAATCCTGTTTGTCGCGTTAGCGCAAATCGTGTTTGTCGCAAAGTGTAAACTCCTGTTTATTGTTGTTCACAGCGTATTCATTCATATGTTATCGCAAAGGCGCTTTGAAAACAATGTTTTTTCCCAAAGCTGGATACGCTATAGAATAAGGCCCGATTGTGGCAAAGGGACTATTCAATCTATCCATAAGGAGATCAGCCCATGGCATCTTCCATTGTAAAACAAGCCCGCAGTTTGCTTCCGATCCTGCTGGGCACATGCATATACGCTTTCGGGCTCCATTATTTTGTTCTCCCAAACCAACTGATGGAGGGCGGCGTAACTGGCATTACAATATTGCTTCATTATGCGTTTGGCTGGCCCCTGTCGATTACGACGCTGCTGCTGAACATTCCGCTTTTTGTCGTCGGCTGGAAAATGCTCGGCCGGCAGGATATGGCGTACACACTCGTTGGCACGATCTCGTTGTCCTTTTTTTTATGGATAATGGAGCGAATGATCGGAAAAGGCTGGATTACCACCTTTCACACAACCCAGGATTATATTCTTGCTTCTTTATATGCGGGCGTGTCTCTGGGCTCAGGGCTTGGCATCGTATTCCGTTTTGGCGGCACGACTGGCGGGGTCGATATTATTGCGCGAATTGTTTCCAGATGGAAAGGGATAAGCATGGGGCAGTTTATTTTGGCGATGGACGGCATCATTATCGGGCTGGCCCTGTTTTTTATTCCGATTGAAAAAGTGCTGTATACGCTAGTTACCGTCTTTATCGCATCGAAGCTGATCGACTTCATTCAAGAGGGGGCTTATTCGGCCAAAGCGTTTACAGTTATTACGAATGCAGGACGGGAAATAGCCGCCAAAGTGACCGAGGATATGGAACGGGGCGTAACGCTGCTGCCGGCAAAAGGAGCTTTCTCCGGCAATGAAAAGGAGATCGTCTACTGCGTCATTCAAAGGCAGGAAATCCGCCGAATGAAATCGATTATACGCAGTATCGATCCCCGTGCTTTTATTGTCATAAGCGAAGTGCATGATGTGCTGGGCGAAGGTTTCTCCGAAACATAACGGTCAGCGAAACGGCTTGATACCGTAAGGCTGCTGCTTATATTTGCGGTAACCGGCAAACGCAAGCACTCCCATAATAAAAGCGCCCAGCAGCAAAATCCAGCTGATCGGATTGCCGGTGTGAAGCGGTGCAATAGCAGGGAGCGGCTCCGCGGCTGCCGTTCCTTCGAACAAGCCCGTTAAGGAGACGGACAGCTCGTCAATGGAACGCCCTATCCATTCCGGCGACGCATGGTTGCCTATTCCGGCATCCAGCAATGTTGTCGTGTAAGCAAGACGCCGCTTTAGATCAGCAATTTTTTCCGGATCCTGCTGCAAGCTCGCCGCCGCTTCAATTCGATCTAAATGCACCGCAAACGAATCTATAGCGCCTCTTGCCGACAAGGCACCGGCGCCGTCATTGCGGCTCCAGGCTTTTTTGACGCGGTCAAGATCGTCCCGCATAACCGCTTCATACGAGTACCATAGCGGGGCTTCCGGATGGATTAGCGCGTCTCCTGCAAGCTGAATGCGGGCGGCATCTGTCAGCCAATCGGTGCTAGCGCTGTTTCCGGCAAGCGTTTTTTTAATGTCAGCCGCGCTTTGTTCAATTAGATTCCAGCCGTCGGATTGTCCCGGATGATTTGTTTTTAAGCTAACAGCCATATTTTGCAACTGCTGAATATTGATATAACCGGCTTGCCGGTTGGATTGTTTGGCTGCATCATACAAGGCGTCCGCCAGTCTGGCGAACTTGTCCGACGCTGCATCTTCAGAGGCGGTGCGGCCTGTGCCGGCTGCATGAGCCCAAACCGATGCAACAGAGCTAATAGTTAGTACAACACAAATGATTGCTGGCACAATTACTCGTTTAAACATGGACATCCCCCATAGTCACTCTATGAAGGGATGTCCTTTGTTAGACCTTTCAATCCAGGTTGTTATTTATTTTAAAGCTTACGATGCTTTTCTTCTTTCTTTAGCCATTCTCACGCCAACCGCTATCATGCCAGCTGCAAAAGCAAATACAGTAAGCCCGTATGTGTAAGCTTGCACCGCAGGGAGATCATCGTAAAGCTGCTCGGCCAGCCATGGGAACACGCCGTATGTATAGTCTACCGTATCGTTAATAAACAGCCACGCTGTTCCGATCGTAACCGCATAAGCTCCCGCCTTCATAAACCGCGCATACAGAAGCACTTCAATCGCCATAGCCAAATGCGAAACACACAGCATGTACTGCTGCCATTCAACTTCTGCGCCTTGCCATGCACCTGCTACAATCATCGAGACGGCCCATACGCCGTATTTGACCGAACAAACGATAGCTAGTCCTTCTATCAGCTTTCGTATTGCCAGAGCAAGCGGGCTGACCGCAGCGGAAGGATAGAGCAAATAAATAAGCGATAACGTAAAAAACAAACTTGCTGTCGGGCTGTCAGGAACAAATACAAGCTGCCAAAGCGGATTTTCTTCCAAAGTAAATTCGAGCTGATTGCCGTACCAAATATAGCCGTATATCGTACCCCCTAAATTCACTAACAATAACAGCCATAAAAAACCCCGGTTCAACAAAAAGTGGCGGCTCCAAAAATATGAGATTGGTGGCAAAATCCTCTTCTCCTTCGATAAGTTCTCTTCTTCAGTACATACGAATTCAGCCCGCTTGTCAAGCTGATGCCCGGCTCCGCATCGTATGAAACCTGCCAGCATCTGTGAATAAAAAGAACCTGGCCTTTGTCGGGACAGGTTCCGTTACATTTATTCAGTTGCTGCCTTTTGCTTCGACAGCCAGGTTGCAAGCTGTGCGATCTCAGCATCTGACAGTTGGCCTTTAAATGACGGCATTCCGCCTCGGCCATTCGTAATTGTCGTTGCAATCTGCTCTTGCGTCAGCCGGTCGCCAACTCCGGTCAGAGCCGGAACTACCGGAGGTGTTCCGTTCAAGTCCGTCGCATGGCAGCTGACACAGTTTGCCTTTTTCACAATTGCCATTGCCGGATCGTTCGGATCCACAATTGCTGCTTTTTTCTCTTCCGTTGTTCCTTTATTGACGCTTGGAGCAGGCTGCCCTTTCTCGGCCGCTTCTCTAGCTTTCTCTTCGCGTTCCACCGATTCCGGCCGGGTATTCGTTGCCTCCAGCTGACCTTGGTAATGGTGCCAGGATACCATCGTCAAATAAACGACAGCGATCAAGGACAGAAACATTAGCGAGGATGCTATCGGACGGCGGTAAAACCGGCGCTCTTTGCCCGTATCCAGAAACGGCGCAAGCAACAGGGAACCAAACAAGATGGCCGGCACGGCTACCGTACCTAATACAATGTATTGTTCAGATACATAAGGATATTTCAAAAACTGATACAGGAACAGGAAGTACCAGTCCGGCATCGGTATAAAAGACGCATTCGTCGGATCGGCGGGATAACCGAGAGGTGCTCCCTCAGCCATCGTCCATACAAGAAAGCCGACCAGCACTACGCAGCCAACCATCCATTCCTTCAGCAGGAAGTTTGGAATAAACGCTTCCGACTTCCCGGGGAAAGCAGTGTAGTCAGGCGGCGTCTGCAGCCCTTTGCCTTTTTTGACACGCGAATCTCCGACGTATACAACCTTCTCGTCTGATTTATGTCCATGTGCCACAGGTAATCCTCCCTTCGCTTAAAGTGGTCCCGAAATGCCTTGTCTACGAATCATCAGGAAGTGCGCAGCCAACATAGCGATTAGGGCTCCCGGAAGGAAGAACACGTGAATCGCAAAGAAGCGGGTTAAGGTTTGAGCACCGGTAATATCGCCGCCATACAGAAATGTCCCGATATATGGACCGATATACGGTACCGATTCAGCAATCTGCACGCCAACCTTGGTTGCAAAATAGGCTTTGTTATCCCAAGGAAGCAGATAACCTGTAAAACCTAGTCCAAGCATAATGAAAAAGATGAGCATGCCTACAACCCAGTTCATTTCGCGCGGCGCTTTGTAAGAGCCGGTAAAGAACACACGCAGCGTATGTAAAAACATCATCACGATAACAAGGCTCGCTCCAAAATGGTGCATGCCCCGGACAATTCCCCCGAACGCCACCTTATGTTGAAGGTAGTCAACACTTGCATATGCGTTATTAATGTCAGGCACGTAATACATGGTCAAGAACATCCCCGACAAAATTTGTATGACGGTTATAAAAAACGTCAAGCCGCCAAAGCAATATACAAACGCGGAAAAGTGATGCGCAGGATTGACGTGCTCTGGCACTTCATGGTCTGCAACATCTCTCCACAGCGGCGTAATATCGAGACGCTCGTCCACCCAGTTGTAAATTGATTTAAACATCTGAGCTACGCCCTCCTATCTAAACCCGAGTATTCGATTTAATCGAACCCAAATATACAAAGCCGTTTTCAATTTTTACTTCATATTCGTCAAGCGGTTTTGGTGCAACAGCCAAGTTCTTGCCGTCGACCGTATAACGTGCGCCGTGGCATGGGCAGTTATATTCATGTTTGCCGAGGGTGTTCCACGCGATCGTGCAGCCTAAATGTTTGCAAACAGGAGAAAGGGCAAATATACCATTATCCCCTTTAGTTATGTACGCCGACAATTGCGCATCGCTTTCATACCAGCCGTCTACTTGGTGAACCTTAAAATGAAACACTTGCGGTTCGGAAGTGATTTTCGATTCTTCCACTACTTTCACAAAAGTACTCGCACTCTTTTTTTCCAACAGCGGGTCAACCGCGAACCGGACCATGGGCAGTACAGCACCGCCTACCATAAATGCGGTTGTGCCTCCAAGCGTATATGACAAAAATTGACGCCGGGACATCTCTTTGCGCTGAACCGGTCGATGTGCGGATTCTTGATGTTCGTGGTTACTCATCTTCTGTTCTACCCCCTTTGCCAACCATATATCGTGTCTTGCCACGGGGCAATACACATGACGAACTAGGACATTTCCTATAATATCCTAGCTGACATTTAGCGTCAATATATGGAAGTATCTTTGAATACCTGTAAAAAAAGCGTTTTCTCAATTGGTCAAGATTTTGTCACAATTACAC encodes the following:
- a CDS encoding YitT family protein, which codes for MASSIVKQARSLLPILLGTCIYAFGLHYFVLPNQLMEGGVTGITILLHYAFGWPLSITTLLLNIPLFVVGWKMLGRQDMAYTLVGTISLSFFLWIMERMIGKGWITTFHTTQDYILASLYAGVSLGSGLGIVFRFGGTTGGVDIIARIVSRWKGISMGQFILAMDGIIIGLALFFIPIEKVLYTLVTVFIASKLIDFIQEGAYSAKAFTVITNAGREIAAKVTEDMERGVTLLPAKGAFSGNEKEIVYCVIQRQEIRRMKSIIRSIDPRAFIVISEVHDVLGEGFSET
- a CDS encoding sporulation protein YpjB encodes the protein MFKRVIVPAIICVVLTISSVASVWAHAAGTGRTASEDAASDKFARLADALYDAAKQSNRQAGYINIQQLQNMAVSLKTNHPGQSDGWNLIEQSAADIKKTLAGNSASTDWLTDAARIQLAGDALIHPEAPLWYSYEAVMRDDLDRVKKAWSRNDGAGALSARGAIDSFAVHLDRIEAAASLQQDPEKIADLKRRLAYTTTLLDAGIGNHASPEWIGRSIDELSVSLTGLFEGTAAAEPLPAIAPLHTGNPISWILLLGAFIMGVLAFAGYRKYKQQPYGIKPFR
- a CDS encoding DUF1405 domain-containing protein, which produces MPPISYFWSRHFLLNRGFLWLLLLVNLGGTIYGYIWYGNQLEFTLEENPLWQLVFVPDSPTASLFFTLSLIYLLYPSAAVSPLALAIRKLIEGLAIVCSVKYGVWAVSMIVAGAWQGAEVEWQQYMLCVSHLAMAIEVLLYARFMKAGAYAVTIGTAWLFINDTVDYTYGVFPWLAEQLYDDLPAVQAYTYGLTVFAFAAGMIAVGVRMAKERRKAS
- a CDS encoding menaquinol-cytochrome c reductase cytochrome b/c subunit, which produces MAHGHKSDEKVVYVGDSRVKKGKGLQTPPDYTAFPGKSEAFIPNFLLKEWMVGCVVLVGFLVWTMAEGAPLGYPADPTNASFIPMPDWYFLFLYQFLKYPYVSEQYIVLGTVAVPAILFGSLLLAPFLDTGKERRFYRRPIASSLMFLSLIAVVYLTMVSWHHYQGQLEATNTRPESVEREEKAREAAEKGQPAPSVNKGTTEEKKAAIVDPNDPAMAIVKKANCVSCHATDLNGTPPVVPALTGVGDRLTQEQIATTITNGRGGMPSFKGQLSDAEIAQLATWLSKQKAATE
- the qcrB gene encoding menaquinol-cytochrome c reductase cytochrome b subunit yields the protein MFKSIYNWVDERLDITPLWRDVADHEVPEHVNPAHHFSAFVYCFGGLTFFITVIQILSGMFLTMYYVPDINNAYASVDYLQHKVAFGGIVRGMHHFGASLVIVMMFLHTLRVFFTGSYKAPREMNWVVGMLIFFIMLGLGFTGYLLPWDNKAYFATKVGVQIAESVPYIGPYIGTFLYGGDITGAQTLTRFFAIHVFFLPGALIAMLAAHFLMIRRQGISGPL
- a CDS encoding ubiquinol-cytochrome c reductase iron-sulfur subunit, whose product is MSNHEHQESAHRPVQRKEMSRRQFLSYTLGGTTAFMVGGAVLPMVRFAVDPLLEKKSASTFVKVVEESKITSEPQVFHFKVHQVDGWYESDAQLSAYITKGDNGIFALSPVCKHLGCTIAWNTLGKHEYNCPCHGARYTVDGKNLAVAPKPLDEYEVKIENGFVYLGSIKSNTRV